The Raphanus sativus cultivar WK10039 unplaced genomic scaffold, ASM80110v3 Scaffold4611, whole genome shotgun sequence sequence accacgaccacgatAGGAAACATTTCCTCTTTCCGGATTTTTTACATCCGTTGCATTCACCTCAGGAAATGCTTTGGTTCCTGTGGGTCGGATATTGTGGTTTTTGATAAGGAGTTCATTATTTTTCTCCGCTATCATGAGCGCTACAGCGAGTTCAGAGAACCTCGTGTATCCACGGTTTCTGTATTGTTCTTGTAGAACATAATGGTTTTTGTGGAACGTTTGGTAAGTTTTCTCAAGCATTTCTGCTTCCGTCACGGGCTTACCGCAATATTCTAATTGCGCCGCTATCCTTAATATAGCGGAATTGTACGTTTCCACCTTTTCAAAATCTTGAAACCGCAGGTTCGCCCATTCATCGAGTGCATGGGGAAGAGTTATTTTCTTCTGGTTATCAAACCTCTCCTTTAGGGCTTTCCAAAGATCTAGAGGATCTTTTATCCTTGCATAGTCATGCGTAAGGTTTTCATCTAGGTGCTTTCTCAGAAATATTACGGCCTTAGCCTTTTCATGAGATGCCgttttgtttccttcttttatTGTGTCGAGTATTTTCTCTGAATCTAGATGAAGCTCCATATTAGTTATCCACGCCGTGTAATTTGCCCCAGTTATTTCTAAGGCCGGAAACTGAAGTTTCTCGATATTTGCCATTTCTGAATTTCCAAGAcacaaaatagtaaattttattagaattttataatatttaaaatgaaccGTTTACATTAATCATGCAAGCAATTACAAATAGAAATAGTGTATAGAAAAGTAAACCGATATTCATCGTAAATTCCCCCGGAGCAAATTCTCCAACAAATAAACCGTAAATAGAAATACAAATTAGAATTgcaactaaaatcaaaaacgcGCGAATCAtctttcttgaaaaaaaaaaaccggaGGAGAgcgatttgaaaatatttgagaGAAGATGAGTAATTTTTGATGAAGAAAATGAGTGAAGTATGAGTGTATTTATAGATGTAAAAATACTGTTCATAGCCGTtgtaaaaaggtaaaatttttgaaaatttttcttTGTGACCGTTGGGGTTAAATCGTTAAATCGAAAATTAATCCGAAAATATTGTAATAAGTAGTCAATCAGATTccataaatttcataaataatttatatag is a genomic window containing:
- the LOC130507487 gene encoding uncharacterized protein LOC130507487, producing the protein MANIEKLQFPALEITGANYTAWITNMELHLDSEKILDTIKEGNKTASHEKAKAVIFLRKHLDENLTHDYARIKDPLDLWKALKERFDNQKKITLPHALDEWANLRFQDFEKVETYNSAILRIAAQLEYCGKPVTEAEMLEKTYQTFHKNHYVLQEQYRNRGYTRFSELAVALMIAEKNNELLIKNHNIRPTGTKAFPEVNATDVKNPERGNVSYRGRGRGRGYGRGRGHRFNRGNERSYNPKGRGSNTWNRSDRGKGNEAQENPTRKNENVCYRCGSKGHWSQVCRTPQHLCKLYQETIRGKAKEVNLNEHFEGTTSTYLESSDFMDDVDEATHQDN